In one Winogradskyella sp. MH6 genomic region, the following are encoded:
- a CDS encoding toxin-antitoxin system YwqK family antitoxin, producing the protein MKNLLLITVLLLTNVFFAQSSKEVSETEEYYLYHENGNIKLKAYKDKNTKDGEIVLNGEFTVYYEDGTIMKKGNSVNSKMDGVIYSYYESGKLQKIDNYKNGKPHGESKGYYEKGNLKYITHYKDNLHHGTEKNYYSNGNLQSEGNYIDGEPDGLWQYYYEEGGIKEEIKFKNGEKVLTEEQKKARSSLFWLTDGEGASYLKEDIEKKRHYYYGGDEYELKMGGYRIKFTDNHFILEHYENKYELNNDFIEVKVGETVSKSYFPLSCISNINNLGRTNASSNEGTWIGAITIFFKEDCVYHEDTKEYNNKLSIPFKKMKISDAQFSIYWDHLENVMIAGGAKL; encoded by the coding sequence ATGAAAAACCTACTACTAATCACAGTACTACTACTTACTAATGTGTTTTTTGCACAATCCTCTAAAGAAGTTTCTGAAACTGAAGAATACTATCTGTATCATGAAAACGGAAATATTAAACTAAAAGCATATAAGGACAAGAATACTAAGGATGGAGAAATAGTTCTTAATGGTGAGTTTACAGTATATTATGAGGACGGAACTATTATGAAGAAAGGTAATTCAGTAAATTCTAAAATGGATGGTGTAATCTATAGTTATTATGAAAGTGGAAAGCTACAAAAAATAGACAATTATAAAAATGGCAAGCCACATGGTGAGAGTAAAGGCTATTATGAAAAAGGAAACTTAAAATACATTACCCATTACAAAGATAATTTACATCATGGTACAGAAAAAAATTATTACAGTAATGGTAATTTACAATCTGAGGGAAATTATATTGACGGAGAACCAGATGGATTGTGGCAGTATTATTATGAAGAAGGTGGAATAAAAGAAGAAATAAAATTTAAAAATGGAGAGAAAGTTTTGACTGAAGAACAAAAAAAAGCTAGGTCTTCTTTGTTTTGGCTTACAGATGGTGAAGGAGCAAGTTATTTAAAAGAAGATATAGAGAAAAAGAGACATTATTATTACGGAGGTGATGAATATGAATTAAAAATGGGCGGTTACCGTATAAAATTTACAGATAATCATTTTATTCTTGAACATTATGAAAATAAATATGAATTGAATAACGATTTTATTGAAGTAAAAGTCGGTGAAACGGTAAGCAAATCTTATTTTCCATTAAGTTGTATATCAAACATTAACAATTTAGGCAGAACTAATGCGTCCTCTAACGAAGGAACATGGATAGGAGCCATAACTATTTTTTTTAAGGAAGATTGTGTTTACCATGAAGATACAAAAGAGTATAATAATAAATTATCAATCCCTTTTAAAAAGATGAAGATAAGTGATGCACAATTTAGTATATATTGGGATCATTTAGAGAATGTAATGATTGCAGGAGGAGCAAAACTGTAG